The following proteins are co-located in the Paraburkholderia phytofirmans PsJN genome:
- a CDS encoding flagellar protein FliT → MTSNAEYFARYEAIAAISCRMLIAARRALWNDLVHLQEEYRHLVEALKDAETGVKLDEAERLRKYALIRQILADDAAIRDLANPRMANLSALFAGRPTRVLKELYGAR, encoded by the coding sequence ATGACATCGAACGCAGAATACTTCGCCCGCTACGAGGCGATTGCAGCGATTTCCTGCCGCATGCTGATAGCTGCCCGGCGCGCGCTGTGGAACGATCTGGTCCACCTGCAGGAGGAATACCGCCATCTGGTGGAGGCGTTGAAAGACGCCGAAACGGGCGTGAAGCTCGACGAGGCGGAGCGTCTGCGCAAGTACGCGCTGATCCGCCAGATCCTCGCCGACGACGCCGCGATCCGCGATCTGGCGAATCCGCGCATGGCCAATCTGTCCGCGCTGTTCGCCGGACGGCCCACGCGCGTGCTCAAGGAGCTGTACGGAGCGCGCTGA
- the fliS gene encoding flagellar export chaperone FliS — protein sequence MFSPGHSGANAYARVGVETGVMGASPHRLIVMLYQGARQAIAQARMHLQQGNVPARGEAVGKAIQIVESGLQQSLNLEAGGEIAERLNALYSYMSRRLLEANIKQSEAMLVEVDGLLATLEEAWIGIAPEIARMAAQPAAESMR from the coding sequence ATGTTTTCCCCAGGACACTCTGGAGCCAATGCGTACGCACGCGTCGGCGTCGAGACAGGGGTGATGGGCGCGAGTCCGCATCGTCTGATCGTGATGTTGTATCAGGGCGCAAGGCAAGCGATCGCGCAGGCGCGCATGCATTTGCAGCAGGGCAATGTGCCGGCTCGCGGAGAGGCGGTCGGCAAGGCGATTCAGATCGTCGAAAGCGGGCTGCAGCAATCGCTCAACCTCGAGGCGGGCGGTGAGATTGCGGAGCGGTTGAACGCGCTGTATAGCTATATGTCGCGCCGGCTGCTCGAAGCCAACATAAAACAAAGCGAGGCGATGCTGGTCGAGGTGGACGGTCTTCTGGCCACTCTCGAAGAGGCATGGATCGGGATTGCCCCGGAGATCGCGCGGATGGCAGCCCAGCCCGCCGCGGAAAGCATGAGATGA
- the fliE gene encoding flagellar hook-basal body complex protein FliE, with translation MTFPVNALSSALQQMQSMAAQAAGGSNTVADTSGAATPTGFASALKASLDKISGDQTKAVGESQAFELGSSNVSLNDVMVDMQKANVGFQFGLQVRNKLVSAYNDIMQMSV, from the coding sequence ATGACTTTCCCCGTGAACGCGCTTTCGTCGGCGCTGCAACAGATGCAGTCGATGGCGGCGCAAGCGGCCGGCGGCAGCAATACGGTCGCCGACACGTCCGGCGCGGCGACGCCCACCGGTTTTGCGTCGGCACTGAAAGCCTCGCTGGACAAGATCAGCGGCGATCAGACCAAGGCGGTCGGCGAATCGCAGGCGTTCGAACTCGGCTCGTCGAACGTGTCGCTCAACGACGTGATGGTCGACATGCAAAAGGCCAACGTGGGCTTCCAGTTCGGCCTGCAGGTGCGCAACAAGCTGGTGTCCGCCTATAACGACATCATGCAGATGTCGGTGTGA